One genomic segment of Hevea brasiliensis isolate MT/VB/25A 57/8 chromosome 3, ASM3005281v1, whole genome shotgun sequence includes these proteins:
- the LOC110667091 gene encoding cytochrome b561 and DOMON domain-containing protein At5g47530, whose protein sequence is MDGLLKLVLTLSILMSMILSSSALTCSSYTFSSNQVFIACNDLPHLNSFLHWNYNSSSSKLQIAYRQTGISSSRWVAWAINPVSLGMAGSQALVAFQQSDGTIKAYTSPISSYQTSLQEGKLSFDVTDLSATYSNNEMIIFATLGISNIGTATVNQVWQEGPVSTDSPHVHSTTGANVQSMGTVNLLSGTVGQSGGNDRTRKRNIHGVLNAVSWGIMMPIGALMARYLKVFKSADPAWFYLHVSCQSIAYVFGVAGWGTGLKLGSQSSGVQYDAHRTIGIILFCLGTIQAFALLLRPKPDHKYRFYWNIYHRTVGYNVIILSIINIFKGFEILSPLKKWKNAYIGVIAALAFTAVWLEGYTWYLMVKRRRLDSAGKMPQGIIASNGVNGYSDMRNQGI, encoded by the exons ATGGATGGATTGCTAAAACTTGTGTTAACTCTTTCCATTCTCATGTCTATGATTCTCTCTTCATCTGCTCTAACATGTTCTAGCTATACCTTCTCTAGCAACCAAGTCTTCATTGCATGCAATGATCTTCCTCATTTGAACTCATTTCTGCATTGGAACTATAATTCATCATCAAGCAAGCTTCAGATTGCATATAGGCAAACAGGAATCAGTTCCTCCAGATGGGTTGCTTGGGCTATAAATCCTGTTTCACTTGGGATGGCGGGTTCACAAGCACTTGTTGCATTCCAACAATCTGATGGAACCATAAAAGCTTATACTTCCCCCATAAGCAGCTACCAGACATCACTGCAGGAAGGGAAGCTTAGCTTTGATGTCACAGATTTATCTGCTACATATTCCAACAATGAGATGATCATATTTGCTACCTTGGGAATTTCAAACATTGGGACTGCCACTGTGAACCAGGTTTGGCAAGAGGGTCCAGTTTCTACTGACTCTCCTCACGTGCATTCCACTACTGGGGCTAATGTGCAGTCCATGGGGACAGTTAACCTTCTTTCTGGGACGGTTGGGCAAAGTGGAGGAAATGACAGAACCAGGAAGAGGAAT ATTCATGGAGTGCTAAATGCAGTCAGTTGGGGCATCATGATGCCTATTGGAGCTTTAATGGCAAGGTATTTGAAGGTATTCAAATCTGCAGACCCAGCATGGTTTTACCTACAtgttagttgccaatccatagcCTATGTTTTTGGTGTTGCTGGATGGGGTACCGGCCTCAAACTCGGCAGCCAGTCTTCTGGTGTACAATATGATGCCCATAGAACAATTGGAATCATCCTTTTCTGCCTTGGAACTATTCAG GCGTTCGCTTTGCTACTAAGGCCAAAACCAGATCACAAGTACAGGTTCTACTGGAACATCTACCATCGTACAGTTGGATATAATGTTATTATTCTTAGCATCATTAACATATTCAAAGGATTTGAGATCTTGAGCCCTTTAAAGAAGTGGAAGAACGCTTACATTGGTGTGATCGCAGCTTTGGCCTTCACTGCTGTATGGTTGGAAGGCTATACATGGTATCTAATGGTGAAGAGGAGAAGATTAGATAGTGCTGGAAAGATGCCTCAGGGCATCATTGCATCAAATGGGGTCAATGGATACAGCGATATGCGGAACCAGGGGATCTGA
- the LOC110667092 gene encoding inositol-phosphate phosphatase → MAENGSLSEFLETAVEAAKRAGEIICKGFYQTKHVEHKGQVDLVTETDKACEDLIFNHLRHCYPTHKLIGEETTAAYGITELTDEPTWIVDPLDGTTNFVHGFPLVCISIGLTIGKVPTVGVVYNPILNELFTGVLGKGAFLNGNPIKVSSQTELVKSLLATEVGTKRDKATVDATTNRINSLLFKVRSLRMSGSCALNLCGIACGRLDLFYETGFGGPWDVAGGAVIVKEAGGLVYDPSGKDFDITSQRVAASNPLLKDAFVEALQQSE, encoded by the exons ATGGCCGAAAATG gtTCACTCTCTGAATTCCTGGAAACTGCTGTTGAAGCAGCCAAGAGAGCTGGCGAG ATTATCTGCAAGGGATTTTACCAGACCAAGCATGTCGAGCACAAAGGCCAG GTTGATTTAGTCACAGAAACTGATAAGGCTTGTGAAGATCTCATTTTTAATCATCTCAGACACTGTTACCCTACACATAAG TTAATTGGGGAAGAAACTACTGCTGCCTATGGTATTACAGAGCTGACTGATGAACCCACGTGGATAGTTGATCCTCTTGATGGAACAACCAACTTCGTGCATGG GTTTCCCCTTGTCTGCATTTCTATTGGTCTTACAATTGGAAAGGTTCCTACTGTAGGTGTTGTTTACAATCCAATTTTAAATGAG CTTTTTACTGGCGTCCTTGGAAAAGGTGCTTTTCTTAATGGCAACCCTATAAAAG TATCATCACAAACGGAGCTTGTGAAGTCTCTTCTTGCAACAGAG GTTGGAACAAAACGTGATAAGGCTACCGTGGATGCCACTACAAACAGAATTAATAGCTTGCTTTTCAAG GTGAGATCCCTTAGGATGAGTGGTTCCTGCGCACTGAATCTATGTGGAATTGCATGCGGAAGACTTGATTTATTTTATGAAACTGGATTTGGGGGTCCATG GGATGTAGCAGGTGGTGCCGTGATTGTCAAAGAAGCTGGAGGACTTGTTTATGACCC ATCTGGTAAAGATTTTGACATCACATCTCAGAGAGTGGCAGCTTCAAACCCTCTCCTGAAGGATGCATTTGTTGAGGCTCTGCAGCAATCAGAATGA